Within Malus domestica chromosome 04, GDT2T_hap1, the genomic segment TAAATTCTTTTCTTCTGTCGTCCTGGGAACCGTTTTGAAGTAATGAGTATGAGGGAACAAATCAAGATGCATCTTGTGTTTTCATTGTAATTGCATATTGTACTAATGTATGTTTTACTTTGGTTTCTATGTTTCGTTTGTCTCTGGATTGCAGAATTGCAGGACTCTCGTCAAAGCATATGAGATGAATCCCGTTCTCCATTTTCCAGGATATAGCCTAACAATTCCACTACTGTTGGCTTATACTGCCTACAAAACCAGGAGTGTATAAATACCACATGTGCATTGCAGGAAGCGAAATTTGTCTCACATTTCTTCATGGTGTATCAGCATTCCTTGTTACTCGCTGGTAACCAGATTAGGGCGGAGTCATTTATGCAACTTGGGTTTGGGTCAGGTGACGAAACAAAACAACCGGAAAATTGATGCTTTGAGCCTTAGACGTCTGCCATGGCAAATGCATTTGTACGTATGGGGTTGGAGATGACTTGTACCTGCGATTTGAGAAATTGTGTTGGGAAAGCAGGCAGCCCTGGGCCCCCACCTAGCTAATCTACACTACGCAAGGGATACTTTTGTTCTTTTTGTATCTTGCTTCCTACTGATGTGGGATTTGCAATTCATCTCTCTTTTGCATCGTGTATGTTACGTGAACTTGCTAAAGAATTAGCCCTGTCAATACTATTTGATACGTGAAGATTAGAGATTCTTGCACCGTCTGTTAATCTGAATTCAGTTACAACAAAGCCGATAAATCAGAATGGTCATATATTTGGCTTTCACTTGCACAATGATAACAGAGAACAATGGAATTTAAAGAGTAGCAGCAGCGCCATTCATAGAAATtcaggggggggggggggggggggggggaattggagcaaaaggaaACCCGAAAGGGACATCGCTCGTTCATTCGCATTCAAGATGAGAAAAAAGAGGAAGATAATTAGTACATAACTTATTCGATTTGTGCAGGTGCAGCAGGGGCCAATGCAATTACCAGTCCCCCCGCGACTAGTTTACTCTTACAAGttacaaccaccaccaccaccacccactCTTTTAAAGATTCCaactttgctacaattttatCAGCAACTGATTAATGACATGAAAATTACAGGTCCAAGGCATTTGCATTTGCATGAATCAAGACAGCCACGGAAATGCTAGACAAACAACAGGAACTATATACAGCTCATGTTCCAATACACAAGCAAGACAGTCTCTTCCTCCCACCCTTGATATTTTCTGCATCCTCCTCGCACTTGCAATTCTAAAGGTAAGTAACCCTTCCCTCGCAACCCGCCATGCTATTTCTCCGCTGCAATCTGCCAACCAAAGAGGCAAAACCAAGGCCTCCACAACCAATTAGGCCAATTTTCATAGGAAACAAGTTACCGGCGCTGTTGACACATCTGGCACACACTGGCCGGCCTGACATTTGCAAAGGTGCAATGTTCACAGGACCAGTGGCCTAAATCGTCAATGTTTCTACTGGAACTACTTGACCTGGATGTTGCAGCCTTGCCCCTCCCACCTCTTCCCTTACTTGAACCTCCCAAACTCTTTGAGCTTACTGTCCTGCTGCAGGCACCATGGGAATCCACGTCTGATAGACCATTCTCCAGAGCTCGAACTAAATTTTCAAAGTAGTTTCGAGTCACACTGTTTTCATTGAAATTGAACCATAAATCAATAAACTGAAAAGCTATATCATTGTAACCCAAGTCAACTTATCCAATCAGAAAACTTTAGTGTAATATATTTAGTGGAACATAACCTGGTCAATCCGGCAAGTTTTGTGCGGAACTCATTGAAATCTTTTGATGGGTCCTCATCATTGAGGTAAACTTGTAGCTCCTTTTCTGCACATTGATGAAGCCGTTCCAACCCAGACTCAGCTTCACCTGCAGAAACAAATATTAATGACGACAAAGCAACATGATGTATTGTCTATCTTCGAACTTGAGAAAATGACATACCTTGCAAGTACTCAAAGAACTGTCTCTTGGCATGTTCATGCTCCGGTAAATAATATCCATAAGCATATGTCCATTTTAGTACTCGCCTACATTCAACTATCTGAAAATACCGAAAATTTAATAAGAAAAAGCAATAGACTCCTTGGTAGAAAAGTGTGGTAACTTGTGGTATACCTGTAGCCAGGCCTCTGTAATGAACTTCAGCTGTGACTCAGGTTGGCACTGGGTATCGCTCAGCTTCTCAAGCTACAATAACATCGACAGTATACATGACTTAAAAAAACTGAACAAAAAACATTAGAAACTGAAGGATAAAAttgtatatatagaaaatacACTACACTAAGCATAAACCCAGGAACACAAACCACACAATTGATATCCACATCAATCAGCTATACCAGAATCACTAACCAAGAAAGCTGATAGTAAAAAGTTTTACTTACGTGCACAGTTTGCATCTGCTGCAAGTCTGCAAGTGCTTTCTGCCGGGACTGCAGTGAAGGGAAACGAAACAAAATTAGACATTAAGATAAACTATTTAAGGATCATAGATTGTCATGAAAAACATGTATTTTGAAATTATAGATACTGTTTATACCcccaaaaaaagaagataatagAAACTGCTAAAGCatcaatttacaaaataaaaagcATTTGCACATGCACATAGAGCCTATGATAAATGTCAAGTAATTGACATTAAGCCAAAGAATGCATCTGCTAAAGCATCAAGGAGATAAACGTTAAGTAAGCAAATAAGTCAAAGAAAGCCACaaaactttttttataaaaatccaacaactagtttaattaattgaCATTTCCAACAATGAGCAAACATCAATACTTCAGAAAACTGATCATAGCAAGCACAATGATTGTTTGTCAACAGTTTTATTgcctataagtttataacaagTATTGAAATCATCAATGTAAAGGAAATATATAAACTCCGTCTTCTGTACGTGTTCATGCAGAGTCACATTATGTATGTATGACTGTTTATTATCGAGGTAAAACATAGCTAAATAAGTTAACTGAACCTGGCTCATTTGGAAAGAAGCCTTTTAGAAAGTTAACGTCAGAACTATGAGCATACACGAGAACGTCAGAAGACTGATGTCTGAGTGACATCAGTTTTACAAAATTCATAGGCAAACTAGGTACTTACCGATTGATTGGTTGCCCATCTTTCATAATAATGAGTGTACCTCTCCAGAGAGTTCTTGGCCATCTCTCTTCGCTTCTCTGACTCATCATACTGTATATAACAATATGATAAGAATCATATAATATGGCACAAACTGAGTTAATAGCTCGAGAAAATACACGACCATCATAATAAAGATGCAAACTGCATTAACATACCACTCCCTCCTGCTTTGCTGTCTCATAACGGTTACATGCATAAAAGCCACCCGTCCTTTCACCATGATCCGACCACGCACCGAGGCAAAGCCTGAAAGCATTTACTACACGTATCAGTGTTCtagaaagattttttttttttccctctttttgAGCAGATAGTGTTCAAACAACATACACGATGACATGAAATCCAGCTTCGACATAAGTAATGCCTTTGTAAAAAACTAGAAAAGGAACGCAAGATAATAAATCACTTTTCAGATGATTACGGTGCACAGGAATCAAAATGCAATAGGTAGTGTTACTAAAATGCTTACCAGAAAAACTCGAATTTACAAGGTGGTAACATAAGTAATGCCTTTGTAAAAAGCTAGAAAAGGAGCGCAAGATAATAAATCACTTTTCAGATGATTACGATGCACAGGAATCAAAATTCAATAGGTAATGTTACTAAAATGCTTACCagcaaaactcaaatttacAAGGTGGTGTGCAAGTGATATGCATACAGCCTTGGTTTTTCTCAATCGGCCGTTTGCACTTTGGGCAGGGCTTGGAATTAGCCAATATCCTGAAATCCATCAACAATATAACTTAGTACTTTGGgctaaaaacaatataaaaaaaaatgtttggtaaaGCCACTGTTTCTGCTGCTGGAGTTATACATGATAGTAAATAACCAGACCTATTGATGACATGCGTACCTGAGAGGGATAGGCCCTCAAAGAATTTTAAGTTATTGGGAATGGTATCAGGGTTTGTGAAGTATTCATTTAATCATTCAAAACAAAGAATTTTTAGACTTAAGTCTTCTTTTAATCCATCCCTGATGTAAACCCAGATTGCCCATCTTTCTGCGGCTATTCCCATCAAAATAGTTTGAACTAGGAAATGGAATAGGCAcagaggccaaaacgagttaggggtgaggatcggagatcaagaaataccaaagagcgaccgttttcgttacctaggatctatcttgcaaaagaacggagaattagatggagatctcaaccatagaatacaagctggatggatgaagtggaagagtgcatccggcgtgttgtgtgaccgccgtatgccactgaagctcaagggaaaattttataggacggcaataaggccggcgatgctgtatggcacagaatgttgggcggtgaaacatcaacacgtacacaaaatgggtgtagcggagatgaggatgcttcgttggatgtgtgggcacacgagaaaggataagattaggaatgaggatatccggggtaaagtaggagtagccgaaattgaaggaaagatgagagaaaatcggttacggtggtttggacatgtgcaaagaaggcctactgacgttccgattagaagatgcgactatgggacagaggttcagggccgaaggggtagaggaagacctaggaaaactttggaagagactctaagaaaagacttagagtacttggatctaacgaaggacatgacacaggatcgagcacaatggcgttctaagattcatatagccgatcccactcagtgacttggattttccaagtctccaaccgagaagttttcctcattcgggaaattaagagaacactaccccaacctacatgctccactcagaaagcttcaacatacaagctttaacaaaagaaaattcaaagaacttagcgaagaaggctttggtgtatttaacacaatacgttgaaatgaaggaaagcttatttattgatatccccgataagctacaaatatgtacatatacatgagtcaaaataagcacacaagagggagccttcacaaaggttgcttaggagaagtctcagcagtcggtagagccccagaaagagaaggcaccggagggggatcatttggagcctcagtactggacagaaccctagaaggaggaggcatcagaggttgatcatttggagcttcattacgcggtacagccccagaagacgaaggcaataaatgcctttggaacaaacccacaaatctctgatgatcaagtaaaacctgaccatcagtttccttcatctggtcaagcttcctcttcatgtttgtagcatagtcatgtgcgagccggtgcaactgtttattctcatgcttgagtcctctaatctcctgtttgagactcatcacttcagccgccaatgattcaacttggcgggttcgagcaaataggcgttgggccatattagacacagaacctgcacactgaacactgagagccagcgaatccttaacagctaactcatcagaccgtttggaaagtagtctgttatctttgggagtgagaaggttcctggccaccaccgcagcggtcatatcattcttcatcacggaatccccaacggtaagaggaccagtaggggagacgaaggatgggcgccatatgttgtctggagaaggcggggctgcctcttcaacaaggttcaagtcaaaacgacggtcggaggggccagacattttcaaaggtgttgaagagagaagaggtcggacaaatcaagatcttagaagtgcaagaatgaagcttctactggtggagattcaagtgtgctttggaacttaatgccagcccctataaaaatctgcactcgacgaaggttcagaaatcgaagaggcgcctgctcagaaatcgaagaggcgcctgctcagaaatcgaagaggcgtttgctttctcaaaagctgggctgcttagagatcacgagggttgatctcagaaatcgaagaggcgtttgctttctcaaaagttgggctgctcaaagaccacgaaggccgatctcaaaaatcgaagaggcgctcgctttctcaaaagctgggctccccagagaccacgagggccgatatcagaaatcgaagaggcacctacttttccagccttttccagccttgtcagcacctgtcacacgcacactcagttttgcggaaattatgggcattctgtcaaagacttctggggaagtagaaaacacatgaatcttactgttcaatcacccacttcccacacgcaacaatagctcatgggtaccacagataactttgccaaagttctctgccaaagttgagcacgtgaagcttgcagctcccactacatcgctctgaccaagaagggtaaaagaatagcaaagaaacagcactaacaaagtttagacccataaattttgaaggtctagctaccatattattacccacaacggtaaaggaacagtaccactgctggataattggaaagtccctgtgtgtcaacctctgtgcttcgtggcaaggtagactagcaaacatgcccaacctttactcacattcgagaaaacactcccaataagattgcttgctccaaaatcgaagaggcaccgtcctccgaatctcgagagccagactcccaacatgactactttcttaaaaatcgaagagagggtaaaggaacagtaccattgctggataattggaaagtccctgtgtgtcaacctctgtgcttcgtggcaaggtagactagcaaacatgcccaacctttactcacattcgagaaaacactcccaacaagattgcttgctccaaaatcgaagaggcaccgccctccgaatctcgagagccagactcccaacatgattactttctcaaaaatcgaagagacactgctccccgaatcttgagagccagacccccagcatgattgctttctcaaaaatcgatgaggcatcgttctccgaatcaatcgaagaggcgctcgctttctcaaaagctgggctgctcagagaccacgagggctgatctcagaaatcgaagaggcacctacttttctagccttgtcaacacctgtcacacgcacactcagctttgcagaaattatgggcattctgtcgaagacttctggtgaagtagaaagcacatgaatcttactgttcaatcacccacttcccacacgcaacaatagctcatgggtaccacaaataactttgccaaagttctctgccaaagttgagcacgtgaagcttgcaactcccactacatcgctctgaccaagaaaggtaaaagaatagcaaagaaacagcactaacaaaagtttagacacataaattttgaaggtctagctaccatattattacccacaactgtaaaggaacagtaccactgctggataattggaaagtccctgtgtgtcaacctctgtgcttcgtggcaaggtagactagcaaacatgcccaacctttactcacattcgagaaaacactcccaataagattgcttgctccaaaatcgaagaggcaccgtcctccgaatctcgagagccagactcccaacatgactactttctcaaaatcgaagagagggtaaaggaacagtaccattgctggataattggaaagtccctgtgtgtcatcctttgtgcttcgtggcaaggtagactagcaaacatgcccaacctttactcacattcgagacaacactcccaacaagattgcttgctccaaaatcgaagaggcaccaccctccgaatctcgagagccagactcccaacatgattacttcctcaaaaatcgaagagacactgctctccgaatctcgagagtcatacccccagcatgattgctttctcaaaaatcgaagaggcatcgttctccgaatctcgagagccagataccacagaccactttttcaaagtgctctgacagagttaaaacatgtgaaactggcagctcccactaccgtgctatgaccaagcagggtaaaggaatagcattactacttgttgttagggagactcctatatatgtcgacctccatccccaacggacaggcagacctgcaaaaatgctcaacccttcatcatatctgagagggcactcccaacgaagcctttcgaaatattcagctttctttccccccgataatacctctgcaaacaagctatactagagcaagaatatctcatatcatcagggttaaaagcaagagtatcccatatcatgctttttccctgtcttttcttttggccttgtttttacctgcaagacaaggagaaagagaacaatcagtcagcacttggaatcaagcttccagccaggaactgactgcctggaaccccttacctgattacttacctggcattgctctcgagtactcatcttcaacatcttatgtttccagggaagattccgcatctgcttgaggaacagatagggcaagtgcgaaggatacaaggaagcatgtggagacaagcgtaacagcacacgtgccgatacattcattactctgtcaaaagcaaaagtatcccatatcagcagggtggaacgtactctagatttgatggacttgttttgaccctcaaattcttcagtcggccttatactctggaggaaaccagaaaaccctccagctcagttcaagaataagcatgtggaaagttacttcttcaaaagcaaaagtatctcatatcatctcttctcatttttcttctctttatccttcatgctgctgcaagatggggagaaggtgaacaatcagtcggagctctgattgcttaccttgtctgtcacctctttcagcagaccccctagctcggcgacttgggggactcctactacatggtttgtatcgcgcttgaccaagcctgaaactacaagtaagcttcaagtgaaattgatacattaccttgtgcatctccaccagttaaagataccacccctggatggaggaagagtacttccagagaagatgccacatctacctatgagacagataaggcaagtcaagacgacaccacactccgatacttagaagtttcgtgattacgagatcattctcccacaatatttcctaatgtcatttgtactaaatcattcacttgtactcactaaatgagagcttgaacctatgtacttgtgtaaacccttcacaattaatgagaactcttctattccgtggacgtagccaatctgggtgaaccacgtacatcttgtgtttgctttcctatctctatccatttatatacttatccacactaatgaccggagcaatctagcgaagatcacaaaaagcgatcgttttcgctacctaggatctatcttgcaagagaacggagaattagatggagatctcaaccatagaatacgagctggatggaaagagtgcatccggcgtgttgtgtgaccgtcgtaggccactgaagctcaagggaaaattttatagtacggcaataaggctagcgatgttgtatggcacagaatgttgggtggtgaagcatcaacacgtacacaaaatgggtgtagcggagatgaggatgcttcgtgggatgtgtgggcacacaagaaaggataagattgggaatgaggatatccg encodes:
- the LOC103434380 gene encoding probable E3 ubiquitin-protein ligase ARI8, yielding MDSDEEFDMLDANDDDDDFYSGGDDDAAAAMDSDDAGVADYEFIDNDSDDSNDVTSHRYQQNYNVLTEADIRQHQEEDIMRISTVLSIPKFSASILLRYYNWSVSKVHDEWFADEERVRRAVGLPEKPVVEYPNASELHCGICFEIYPRDKMHAAACGHPFCSSCWAGYISTAINDGPGCLMLRCPDPSCSAVVCQDMINDLASYEEKEKYSRYFIRSYVEDNRKTKWCPAPGCDYAIDFIVGGGSYDVTCRCSYSFCWNCTEEAHRPVDCGTVSKWIMKNSAESENMNWILANSKPCPKCKRPIEKNQGCMHITCTPPCKFEFCWLCLGAWSDHGERTGGFYACNRYETAKQEGVYDESEKRREMAKNSLERYTHYYERWATNQSSRQKALADLQQMQTVHLEKLSDTQCQPESQLKFITEAWLQIVECRRVLKWTYAYGYYLPEHEHAKRQFFEYLQGEAESGLERLHQCAEKELQVYLNDEDPSKDFNEFRTKLAGLTSVTRNYFENLVRALENGLSDVDSHGACSRTVSSKSLGGSSKGRGGRGKAATSRSSSSSRNIDDLGHWSCEHCTFANVRPASVCQMCQQRR